The DNA region GAACCCACTAGCGGCAATACCGGGATTGGGTTGGCTATGGTCTGCGCGGTCAAGGGATACCGGTGCATCTTGACGATGCCCGATACAATGAGTCTGGAGAGGGTGTATATTTTAAAAGCGTATAATGCCGAAGTCGTTTTAACTCCGGGTAATGAAGGTATGGATGGGGCGATAAAGAAAGCTGAAGAATTGTATCGAAGACTTCCGAATGCCTATACGCCGCAGCAGTTTAAACATCTTGCTAATCCTAAGGTCCATCGCGAGACTACGGCCAAAGAAATACTTTCTCAAACTAAAGGTAAGTTGGATGCTTTTGTCGCCGGCGTTGGTACAGGAGGAACGATTACCGGAGTCGGAGAAGTGCTTAAAGACCATAATAATAAGATTAAGATTGTTGCCGTTGAGCCGGAGAATAGCGCAGTATTATCTGGGAGAAAACAGGGCCAGCATAAAATTCAGGGAATAGGCGCCGGTTTTGTGCCGGAAATATTAAATACGAAAATTATAGATAGAATTATCACTGTTACCGATCAGGAGGCTTACGATGCCACAAGGCAACTAGCCAAAAAAGAAGGAATATTCGGCGGCCCATCTTCTGGGGCCGCTCTGGTTGCGGCTTTAAAGATAGCGCAGGAGCTGGGCAAAGATAAAAGGGTAATCACGATATTTCCTGATACGGGAGAAAGGTATTTTTCTGTAACCCAGTATTTTGAATTTTAACCGAGGCTAAGGCGATGAATGAATTTTACTATCCCATAGCTCTAAAGATTAAGGGCAAGAGTGCGTTGGTCATAGGGGGGGGCAAGATTGCAGAACGCAAG from Candidatus Omnitrophota bacterium includes:
- the cysK gene encoding cysteine synthase A; translated protein: MHSKENDIYTNILGAIGSTPLVMLNRIIEPGMAQVLAKVESFNPGGSVKDRIAKAMIEDAEEKGLLKPGSVVIEPTSGNTGIGLAMVCAVKGYRCILTMPDTMSLERVYILKAYNAEVVLTPGNEGMDGAIKKAEELYRRLPNAYTPQQFKHLANPKVHRETTAKEILSQTKGKLDAFVAGVGTGGTITGVGEVLKDHNNKIKIVAVEPENSAVLSGRKQGQHKIQGIGAGFVPEILNTKIIDRIITVTDQEAYDATRQLAKKEGIFGGPSSGAALVAALKIAQELGKDKRVITIFPDTGERYFSVTQYFEF